In Gloeocapsa sp. PCC 73106, the genomic stretch TAATTTGATTGCAAACTTAGATCTAGCAATGCTTTAACACTGTAATGACTACGGGTTGTTAGTTTCATTTTCTTTATATCTCGACAATTTTTGATAACTTAGTTGCTTATTTTCCCGCAATAAATTGATATCAAGTTCAGTTAAAATTTATTCAATTTCCTTGTTTGAGTGTATAATAATTTTAGAGATAACTAGTGATATCTCTCTTTCTTGGTTTTTTGCTCCATAATGTAAACAGCCAAGTAACACATATTATTGTCGACGTAAGTTAATGACTAAAAAGATCCAACCACAACCTTTAACGGGAACAGACTTAGTTAGAAAGGTTAAAGAACTAGGAACCCTCAGCAAAGAAGAAAAAGCAAGATCGTGCGGCTACTATACTCTAACTAAAAATGGCATAGAAAGAGTCAACATGATGAAGTTTCTCAATGCTTTAATTGATGCAGAAGGTATTGAGTTAGACAGTACTTCCGAAGGACAGGGAAGAGGCGGACGTTCAGCCAATTATCGCATTAGTGTACAGTCTAATGGTAATCTACTGATTGGTTCTGCCTACACAAAAAAAATGGGCTTAAAAGCTGGGGATGAATTTTTGATAACCCTAGGTAGAAAGCATATCCATTTGAAACAAGTTACCGAAGATGATGAAGATCAAGATTTCCCAATAGACGAAGCTTCTTGAACCAAGTTTAGGATAAAAAGCTCCGCAATTTTTACGGAGTTTTTTACTTTTACTTGACTATAGGAGGGTTTTTCTTAATTAAAATCCAAGCGTCTACCGAACCAATAACTTTAGCATCGTCAAAATTGAGTTCTTTTTTAGCTTGATCATCTACTAACAGATAGATAGAACTTGATTCTTGCCAATATTGACGTAAATCAGGAATACCTGCTGGAATAATGGGATGATTGCTGTAAAAATTCAAAGACGGTCTTTCATAACCAAAAGAGGTATAGATAGGAACCGTTTCAGGAATTTGAGCTTCTACAATCATCTCAGCTACCGGTTTAACAGGATAAGCTTCATTTAGTTCCCAATTCCACATTGAAGATGAAACAAACAACAACAGAGACAAATACATTCCCCAAAACAAGACAGAGATAAATTGTCTTTGTCGACGCACAATCAAAGCGGTAACAGTGGACATAGTAATAGCGACGCAGAGGAAAATAACCGCTAAAAAATGTTGTTCTGGATCACTAGTAAAAAAAGCAAAATAAATACAAGCAAAACTAGCGATAAACGTGATAGAACTAAATAGTATTTTCCAAATAAGAGAGTAATTAGAAAAGT encodes the following:
- a CDS encoding AbrB family transcriptional regulator; its protein translation is MTKKIQPQPLTGTDLVRKVKELGTLSKEEKARSCGYYTLTKNGIERVNMMKFLNALIDAEGIELDSTSEGQGRGGRSANYRISVQSNGNLLIGSAYTKKMGLKAGDEFLITLGRKHIHLKQVTEDDEDQDFPIDEAS